In a single window of the Acinetobacter sp. CS-2 genome:
- a CDS encoding SDR family NAD(P)-dependent oxidoreductase, producing MSNKFNNKVALVTGAGSGIGKSTAMLLAQQGASVVVSDINLETVHKVANEIISLGGKAVANKANIAEPEDMKAVVEFAVSTYGALHLAFNNAGILGELNPTAELSIDGWHRVFDVNLNGVFYSMRYEIPAILAAGGGAIVNTSSIAGLIGFKNIPGYVAAKHAITGLTKAAALEYADQGIRINSVHPGYIKTPLSAEIDEVEMVKLHPIGRAGYPEEVAQVVAFLLSDDASFVTGSQYVVDGAYTSQ from the coding sequence ATGTCAAATAAATTTAATAATAAAGTGGCCTTAGTTACTGGAGCTGGTTCTGGTATTGGCAAAAGTACGGCTATGCTTTTGGCTCAACAGGGCGCAAGTGTGGTGGTTTCAGATATTAACCTGGAAACTGTTCATAAAGTTGCTAATGAGATCATATCTTTAGGTGGGAAAGCTGTAGCAAATAAAGCCAATATAGCTGAGCCTGAAGATATGAAGGCAGTGGTTGAATTTGCTGTCAGCACATATGGCGCATTGCATTTAGCATTCAATAATGCGGGAATTCTGGGGGAGCTTAACCCAACTGCAGAATTGAGCATTGATGGGTGGCATCGTGTGTTTGATGTTAATCTAAATGGGGTATTTTATAGCATGCGCTATGAGATTCCTGCAATATTGGCTGCAGGAGGTGGAGCGATTGTTAATACCTCTTCAATTGCAGGCTTAATCGGGTTTAAAAATATTCCTGGCTATGTGGCTGCAAAGCATGCTATTACCGGATTAACAAAAGCAGCGGCATTGGAATATGCGGATCAAGGTATTCGCATTAATTCAGTACATCCAGGTTATATTAAAACGCCTTTAAGTGCTGAGATTGATGAGGTAGAGATGGTGAAATTACATCCGATTGGTCGAGCCGGCTATCCCGAAGAAGTTGCTCAGGTCGTTGCCTTTCTGCTCTCTGATGATGCTTCATTTGTGACTGGCAGTCAGTATGTGGTCGATGGTGCATATACTTCGCAATAA
- a CDS encoding TusE/DsrC/DsvC family sulfur relay protein, giving the protein MNLELDQDGHLVDYTIWNEAVAQELANSLELQLTAWHFEVLHAVRQFYQQFGHSPATRPLIKFLMKTVSADINNAVLQEQFKTGLVARHLSRLAGIPKPPNCL; this is encoded by the coding sequence ATGAATTTAGAACTCGATCAAGATGGTCACTTAGTCGATTACACTATTTGGAATGAAGCGGTGGCTCAAGAGTTGGCAAACTCTCTGGAGCTGCAACTTACAGCGTGGCATTTTGAAGTTTTGCATGCAGTACGCCAGTTCTATCAACAGTTTGGACATTCACCGGCCACCCGTCCACTGATCAAATTCCTGATGAAAACTGTCAGTGCTGATATCAATAATGCCGTCTTGCAAGAGCAATTTAAGACTGGTCTGGTGGCACGTCATTTAAGCCGTCTGGCAGGCATTCCAAAACCGCCGAATTGTCTATAA
- a CDS encoding 2'-5' RNA ligase family protein, translating into MFLKPSIPVVPTLAQDYPEWHKGRTHYSLWYLEIQQPELLHYLHQLRQHFSDLLYTPNTRQFHITLFICGFLTTHQQAWDDDFSQQRLQQQIELLNREKKSSFKLRSGCLNSFESALFIEIDDIEGSLAEIRQQLYTCSAEVAALQYCPHITLGLYKDHINSDAVFERMQNIPQQQFEFQIQQLTFGTYNAQTLQGPLTPYHQVILGDA; encoded by the coding sequence GTGTTTCTAAAGCCTTCAATTCCGGTTGTGCCAACGCTTGCACAGGACTATCCTGAGTGGCATAAAGGGCGTACGCATTATTCACTGTGGTATCTGGAAATTCAGCAGCCCGAATTGCTGCATTATTTACATCAGCTGCGTCAGCACTTTTCCGACCTGCTGTACACGCCAAATACTCGCCAGTTTCATATTACCTTGTTTATTTGCGGATTTTTGACCACTCACCAGCAGGCTTGGGATGACGATTTTAGCCAGCAACGATTACAACAGCAAATTGAACTTTTAAACCGGGAAAAAAAATCTTCATTTAAACTAAGGTCCGGATGCTTAAATAGTTTCGAAAGTGCGCTTTTTATTGAAATTGATGATATTGAAGGAAGCCTGGCCGAGATTCGTCAACAGTTATATACCTGTTCAGCAGAAGTCGCAGCATTGCAATATTGTCCTCATATCACTTTGGGTCTGTATAAAGACCATATTAATAGCGATGCGGTTTTTGAGCGTATGCAAAATATTCCACAGCAGCAATTTGAATTTCAGATCCAGCAATTAACTTTTGGGACCTACAATGCCCAAACCTTGCAGGGTCCATTAACACCATACCATCAAGTTATTTTGGGTGATGCATGA
- a CDS encoding IS256 family transposase, whose amino-acid sequence MDEATIKSMAAELAKGLKTPEDLNQMTAIFKKFMIETALNTELSEHLGYEKHQPKKGSNARNGFSSKTVLTQDGQLALDIPRDRDGSFEPQIIKKHQTRITSMDDQILSLYAKGMTNREIVAFFKEMYDADVSASLISKVTDAVIEQVTEWQNRTLDSLYPVVYLDCIVVKVRQHSTVINKSVYLALGINLDGQKELLGMWLAQTEGSKFWLSVMTELKNRGVQDILVACVDGLKGFPDAIASVYPHTDIQLCIVHVVRNSLRFVSWKDYKAVTAGLKAIYQASTEENALKSLDIFCDQWNHQYPKIGESWRANWENIRTIFSYPAEIRHAIYTTNAIESLNSVIRHSTKKRKIFSSDDSVKKVIYLATSNAAKKWTMPIQNWRLAMNWFTIQFDDRLKDHL is encoded by the coding sequence ATGGATGAAGCTACAATCAAAAGTATGGCAGCTGAATTAGCTAAAGGTTTAAAAACTCCTGAAGATTTAAACCAAATGACAGCCATATTTAAAAAGTTCATGATCGAAACCGCTCTGAATACTGAGCTTTCTGAACATTTAGGCTATGAAAAGCATCAACCTAAGAAAGGATCTAATGCACGTAATGGTTTTAGCTCCAAAACAGTTCTAACACAAGATGGGCAGCTTGCTTTAGATATCCCTCGTGATCGTGACGGCTCTTTTGAACCACAGATTATTAAGAAGCATCAAACGCGCATTACTAGCATGGATGATCAAATTCTTTCGCTATATGCGAAAGGAATGACAAATAGAGAAATTGTTGCTTTCTTTAAAGAAATGTACGATGCCGATGTATCTGCCTCCCTTATTAGTAAGGTGACGGATGCTGTCATTGAACAAGTGACAGAATGGCAAAATAGAACACTCGATAGTCTTTATCCTGTTGTCTATTTAGATTGCATTGTTGTTAAGGTTCGTCAGCATTCAACAGTAATCAATAAATCAGTTTATTTAGCATTAGGCATTAACCTGGATGGCCAAAAAGAACTTCTTGGCATGTGGCTTGCTCAAACAGAAGGTTCCAAATTCTGGCTGTCAGTCATGACAGAGCTTAAAAATCGAGGAGTGCAAGATATTCTTGTTGCCTGTGTAGATGGGCTAAAAGGCTTTCCTGATGCGATAGCCTCTGTCTACCCTCATACTGACATCCAGCTGTGTATCGTACATGTTGTACGCAATAGCCTGAGATTTGTGAGCTGGAAGGACTACAAAGCTGTAACAGCAGGATTGAAGGCGATCTATCAGGCAAGTACAGAAGAAAATGCTTTAAAGTCCCTAGATATCTTCTGCGATCAATGGAATCACCAGTATCCAAAAATTGGAGAATCCTGGCGGGCAAATTGGGAAAATATCCGAACGATCTTTAGCTACCCTGCTGAAATACGTCATGCGATTTATACAACAAATGCAATTGAATCATTGAATAGCGTGATTCGCCATTCAACTAAAAAGAGAAAGATCTTCTCTTCTGATGATTCAGTGAAAAAGGTCATTTATTTAGCAACTTCAAATGCTGCTAAAAAATGGACCATGCCAATTCAAAATTGGCGTTTAGCAATGAATTGGTTTACGATTCAGTTCGATGATCGATTAAAAGATCATTTATAA
- the tusD gene encoding sulfurtransferase complex subunit TusD — MSTLLLITSAPTSIYAWHALGLAQALHAKNQPFRVFFYQDGVAVANALQWVPDDQRNLTEEWQKLEIRLPVCVSAALARGISDEENAKRHQISQHNLAQGFELVGLGELADAVQSTQRLIQF, encoded by the coding sequence ATGAGTACCTTATTACTAATTACCTCCGCTCCAACCTCGATTTACGCCTGGCATGCCCTGGGTCTGGCTCAGGCCCTGCACGCTAAAAACCAGCCATTTCGCGTGTTCTTCTATCAAGATGGTGTAGCTGTAGCAAATGCCTTGCAATGGGTTCCGGATGATCAGCGTAACCTGACGGAAGAATGGCAAAAACTGGAAATTCGCTTACCGGTATGCGTGAGTGCTGCTTTGGCGCGTGGTATTAGCGATGAGGAAAATGCCAAACGACATCAGATTAGCCAACACAATCTTGCACAAGGCTTTGAACTGGTTGGTCTGGGTGAACTTGCCGATGCAGTGCAATCAACACAACGTCTGATTCAATTCTAA
- a CDS encoding tyrosine-type recombinase/integrase — MLTDTKIRSLKPREKPYRIADHNGLCIEIRQSGSKLWRYRYRFDGKASMLSLGEYPAVSLSDARKARDEARALLSDGKNPAQIRKTEKIEASIQNANTFELVAKEYITEILKDRSSGYLNKITKSLEIDIYPIIGSKNVSEVSAAEVLYIARSTVSRVRTTGKRGTGEITALNNIKIIGAVMRYAIATLRAENDPTYAVRGSIIRPDIEHARPLTKEEQSHFRKGLDSFRGSATVRNALLTMAYTMLRSVEIRRMKWSYIDFESRVINFPISTRNNSQERTTKKNRIHLVPMSEQLYALLKQQYIESGNKEYVFPAVYSGGDSNPIGGATLNAALKNMGLKAVTAHDFRATASTILNELDFDENWIEKQLAHAEQNKVRASYNHAKYMNQRRDMLQQWADIVDGWKE, encoded by the coding sequence ATGCTAACAGACACAAAAATCAGAAGCTTAAAGCCTAGAGAAAAGCCTTACCGTATAGCCGATCACAATGGGCTTTGTATTGAGATAAGACAAAGCGGTTCTAAATTATGGCGCTATAGATATCGCTTTGATGGTAAAGCATCAATGCTGAGTCTTGGTGAGTATCCAGCCGTAAGTTTATCAGACGCACGTAAAGCTAGAGATGAAGCCAGAGCTTTATTGAGTGATGGCAAAAATCCAGCTCAGATTAGGAAAACTGAAAAAATCGAAGCCAGCATTCAGAATGCAAACACGTTTGAGCTTGTTGCAAAAGAATATATTACGGAAATTTTAAAAGATAGATCCAGTGGATACCTGAACAAGATAACAAAATCCCTTGAAATTGATATTTACCCAATCATAGGCTCTAAGAATGTTTCTGAAGTATCGGCTGCTGAGGTCTTATATATTGCAAGATCTACAGTGTCTCGCGTTAGAACAACAGGAAAAAGAGGTACAGGAGAGATTACTGCACTCAATAATATAAAAATTATCGGCGCTGTCATGCGCTACGCTATTGCTACTTTAAGAGCTGAAAATGATCCAACCTATGCAGTCAGGGGATCAATAATTCGACCTGATATTGAACACGCAAGACCATTAACCAAAGAAGAACAATCACACTTTAGAAAGGGATTGGATAGTTTTCGTGGATCTGCAACAGTTAGAAACGCGTTACTCACAATGGCATATACAATGCTACGATCTGTAGAAATAAGACGCATGAAATGGTCTTATATAGACTTTGAATCCAGGGTTATTAATTTCCCAATCTCCACAAGAAACAATTCGCAAGAGAGAACAACAAAGAAAAATAGAATCCACCTGGTGCCAATGTCAGAGCAGCTTTATGCTTTATTGAAGCAACAGTACATTGAATCTGGAAACAAGGAATATGTATTTCCTGCTGTCTATAGTGGTGGTGACTCCAATCCTATTGGTGGTGCCACATTGAATGCAGCTCTTAAAAATATGGGATTAAAAGCAGTAACAGCACATGATTTTAGGGCAACTGCATCAACAATATTAAATGAATTGGATTTTGATGAAAATTGGATTGAGAAGCAGTTAGCTCATGCTGAACAAAACAAAGTTAGAGCATCTTATAATCATGCTAAGTACATGAACCAGCGCAGGGATATGTTACAACAGTGGGCTGATATTGTAGATGGGTGGAAAGAATAA
- a CDS encoding LrgB family protein, which produces MNLTALICFLGTFICYVLAKKLHKKYPYMLLAPGIFVPLILLILMLAFNISYDTYMLENQWLIWMLGPATIAFAIPIYEYRKVITAHALSIGLGIVVGMIAGVISAFYLAKLFHFDQTTSYSLMARSISTPFAMELTSHIGGSVELVILFTMITGIAGVAMGDMLLLALKLNSRFAQGASFGNAAHGFGTSKAFMRHREEGVVACLTMVLAGVFMVLLGPAIISMVVTYL; this is translated from the coding sequence ATGAACCTGACTGCGCTTATATGTTTTCTCGGGACATTCATCTGTTATGTACTGGCTAAAAAACTGCATAAAAAATATCCCTACATGCTGTTGGCACCCGGTATTTTTGTGCCTCTTATTCTGTTGATATTGATGCTGGCGTTCAATATTTCCTATGATACCTATATGTTGGAAAATCAATGGCTGATCTGGATGTTGGGACCTGCGACCATTGCCTTTGCCATTCCGATTTATGAATATCGCAAAGTCATTACAGCACATGCCTTGTCGATTGGTTTAGGCATTGTGGTGGGCATGATTGCCGGTGTGATCAGCGCATTTTATCTGGCAAAATTATTTCATTTTGATCAGACTACGTCTTACAGTTTAATGGCCCGTTCCATTTCCACGCCCTTTGCCATGGAACTCACTTCCCATATAGGTGGTTCAGTTGAACTGGTGATTTTATTTACCATGATTACCGGGATTGCGGGTGTAGCGATGGGAGATATGCTTCTACTGGCACTCAAACTCAATTCACGCTTTGCTCAAGGCGCGTCTTTTGGGAATGCGGCACATGGTTTTGGTACCAGTAAAGCCTTTATGCGCCATCGTGAGGAAGGTGTAGTGGCCTGTTTGACCATGGTGCTTGCAGGGGTATTTATGGTGCTGCTGGGACCGGCAATTATTTCCATGGTTGTCACTTATTTATAA
- a CDS encoding adenosylcobinamide-GDP ribazoletransferase — translation MTPFFIALQFLTTFPIPLKQMPSKQQNGQSLLFYPIVGLIIGLILFALAYLLQDIPVILLSSAILVLWIWLTGGLHLDGLADTADAWVGGFGDPERTLAIMKDPNCGPIGVLSLIILCLLKWSALYVLLEQQYYSALILFPLLGRLAPLFLFLTTPYVRQKGLGTSIAEFIPKTAALIVCVLSLLTSLYWGWAGMLCALSMLGTLLYLRYKFIQRIGGITGDTVGASIEICEAVSLLSFIVASFYLTIT, via the coding sequence ATGACACCATTTTTTATTGCGCTACAGTTTTTAACCACATTTCCGATTCCATTAAAACAGATGCCAAGCAAACAGCAAAATGGTCAGTCTTTGCTATTTTATCCCATAGTCGGCTTGATTATTGGCCTGATTCTATTTGCACTTGCCTATCTTTTACAGGATATCCCGGTCATTTTATTAAGCAGTGCGATTTTAGTACTGTGGATCTGGCTGACAGGCGGGTTGCATCTGGATGGTCTGGCAGATACGGCAGATGCCTGGGTTGGTGGTTTTGGTGATCCTGAGCGTACCTTAGCCATTATGAAAGACCCGAACTGTGGGCCAATAGGGGTGCTGAGTTTAATCATCCTGTGCCTGCTAAAATGGTCTGCGCTATATGTATTATTGGAACAGCAATACTATTCAGCCCTGATTTTATTTCCGCTATTGGGTCGTTTAGCGCCGTTATTTTTATTTTTAACCACCCCTTATGTGCGCCAAAAAGGTTTAGGCACTTCAATTGCAGAATTTATTCCGAAAACTGCCGCCCTTATTGTATGTGTATTAAGTTTACTTACATCGCTTTATTGGGGATGGGCTGGAATGCTGTGTGCTCTATCTATGCTCGGTACATTGCTTTATTTAAGATACAAATTTATCCAGCGTATTGGAGGAATCACCGGTGATACGGTAGGGGCGAGTATTGAAATTTGCGAGGCGGTGAGTCTTTTGAGTTTCATTGTAGCCAGTTTTTATTTAACCATCACATGA
- the cobU gene encoding bifunctional adenosylcobinamide kinase/adenosylcobinamide-phosphate guanylyltransferase, translated as MIQLILGGARSGKSRLAEQAAKDSGLPVSYIATAQALDTEMQERIHHHQMQRPAHWQLIEEPLSLAERLQQIDAANQLILVDCLTLWMTNLLMHEDENLQAVECEKLLDVLPSLQSQIILVSNETGLGVVPMGEISRKFVDESGRLHQQLGKIADKVMFCVAGFPMILKGEK; from the coding sequence ATGATTCAACTCATTTTAGGCGGCGCCCGTTCCGGCAAAAGTCGTTTGGCGGAACAAGCCGCAAAAGATTCAGGTTTACCTGTCAGTTATATTGCAACGGCTCAAGCTTTAGATACAGAAATGCAGGAACGTATTCATCATCATCAAATGCAGCGTCCTGCCCATTGGCAGCTGATTGAAGAGCCTTTATCACTGGCAGAGCGATTGCAGCAAATTGACGCAGCAAATCAGCTGATCTTGGTCGATTGCCTGACGCTATGGATGACTAATCTGTTAATGCATGAAGATGAAAATCTGCAAGCTGTAGAATGTGAAAAATTACTGGATGTGCTGCCAAGTTTGCAATCACAAATCATTTTGGTGAGCAATGAAACCGGATTGGGCGTTGTTCCCATGGGTGAGATCAGCCGCAAGTTTGTAGATGAATCTGGCCGCCTACATCAGCAACTTGGAAAAATTGCCGATAAAGTGATGTTTTGTGTAGCTGGTTTTCCCATGATTTTAAAAGGAGAGAAATAA
- a CDS encoding histidine phosphatase family protein yields the protein MYRIDLLRHGETELSHTLRGSTDDALTDSGWQKMQQTVDQFLKNNSPNPWDVVFSSPLQRCALFADEIASNLKLELILDRNLQEMHFGDWEGVSTQEIYEKQPEALAQFWETPTRFSPPNAETMQQFQQRILNALQQIQGSMQQHQFAHAMVVTHGGVIKLLKCLAFNQPLDNILKMSAELGQFNHFVLHDDLSIDYVEQSA from the coding sequence ATGTACAGGATTGATCTGCTGCGTCATGGCGAGACCGAGCTGAGCCATACTTTACGTGGTTCAACCGATGATGCCTTGACGGATTCAGGCTGGCAGAAAATGCAACAAACGGTAGATCAATTCTTAAAAAATAATTCACCTAACCCTTGGGATGTTGTGTTTAGTTCGCCTTTGCAGCGCTGTGCTTTATTTGCAGATGAAATTGCCAGCAATTTAAAGCTTGAACTTATTCTAGATCGAAATTTGCAGGAAATGCATTTTGGCGATTGGGAAGGGGTTTCTACGCAAGAGATCTATGAAAAGCAGCCGGAGGCATTGGCGCAGTTCTGGGAAACTCCAACCCGATTTAGTCCCCCTAATGCAGAAACCATGCAGCAGTTTCAGCAGCGTATTTTAAATGCGCTGCAACAGATTCAGGGTTCCATGCAGCAACATCAATTTGCACATGCAATGGTGGTCACGCATGGCGGGGTGATTAAACTGTTAAAATGTCTGGCATTCAATCAACCCTTGGACAATATTTTAAAAATGTCTGCTGAACTGGGGCAATTCAATCATTTTGTTCTGCATGATGATTTAAGCATTGACTATGTGGAGCAATCAGCATGA
- the cobT gene encoding nicotinate-nucleotide--dimethylbenzimidazole phosphoribosyltransferase, which yields MNWWLDACKTPSAEARLQAAERQLQLTKPTGSLSELENVAIQLACLQNNQRPSIDKPWITIFAGDHGVMEEKISAYPQAVTRQMLQNFTSGGACISVIAKEYNARLQVIDCGSVGEAYEYAGVERYCIIPGTANFAKQVAMTEAQCIEALNLGRKSVDEAVAEGASIYVAGEMGIGNTCSASAVASFLLNEPAEQLTGVGTGIGEEQLNHKKNVINQAIALHTEYVGSDAFKALCAVGGLEVAAMVGAYIRCAQLGLPMVVDGFITTASALVAVRLNPAVREWMLFGHQSAEYGHQRLLQELNANPLLKLNLRLGEGSGAGAALGIIKLACSLHNNMATFAEAAVTGEKV from the coding sequence ATGAACTGGTGGTTAGATGCGTGTAAAACGCCAAGTGCAGAAGCCCGACTACAGGCTGCAGAGCGTCAATTACAGTTAACCAAACCAACCGGTTCACTTTCTGAACTGGAAAATGTTGCGATTCAGTTGGCCTGTTTGCAAAACAATCAGCGCCCGAGCATTGATAAACCGTGGATTACCATTTTTGCCGGTGACCATGGCGTGATGGAAGAAAAAATTTCAGCCTATCCGCAAGCGGTAACTCGCCAAATGCTGCAAAATTTCACCAGTGGTGGAGCCTGCATTAGCGTAATTGCCAAGGAATACAACGCCAGACTGCAAGTGATTGACTGCGGTTCAGTCGGTGAGGCTTATGAATATGCGGGCGTTGAACGTTATTGCATTATCCCGGGTACGGCTAACTTTGCCAAACAAGTGGCCATGACTGAAGCACAATGTATAGAGGCTTTAAATCTTGGTCGTAAAAGTGTAGATGAGGCAGTTGCAGAGGGTGCTTCAATCTATGTGGCTGGGGAAATGGGTATTGGCAATACCTGTTCTGCTTCTGCTGTCGCCAGTTTTTTGCTGAATGAACCCGCAGAGCAACTGACCGGTGTAGGGACAGGGATCGGTGAAGAACAGCTCAACCATAAGAAAAATGTCATTAACCAGGCGATAGCATTACACACAGAATATGTAGGCAGTGATGCATTTAAAGCCTTGTGCGCCGTGGGTGGCTTGGAAGTGGCTGCAATGGTCGGTGCTTATATTCGCTGCGCACAGCTGGGTTTGCCTATGGTGGTCGATGGCTTTATCACGACCGCATCTGCACTGGTAGCCGTACGATTAAATCCTGCCGTACGTGAATGGATGCTGTTTGGTCACCAATCAGCTGAATATGGGCATCAGCGTTTATTGCAAGAACTGAATGCCAACCCTTTGCTGAAACTGAATTTACGCCTGGGAGAAGGCAGTGGTGCTGGTGCAGCTTTAGGAATCATCAAGCTGGCATGTAGCCTGCATAACAATATGGCGACTTTTGCTGAAGCCGCCGTGACAGGTGAAAAAGTTTAA
- a CDS encoding CidA/LrgA family protein, with translation MSTSSHSAPSIYIAQVVLQLSLLIFIWWVSSLIQHALNLPVSAGVIGLLLVLMALLSGLFKLQWIKTGSDFILGELVLLFIPCVVGIIKYKDLLLTQGWQLILSVVIGTFCVMLATAYSVYFGFKLEARLKHKPQSRHLLEQGK, from the coding sequence ATGTCTACTTCCTCACATTCTGCTCCATCAATTTATATTGCTCAGGTGGTATTACAGCTCAGTCTGCTGATCTTCATCTGGTGGGTTTCCTCACTGATACAACATGCGCTCAATTTACCGGTTTCTGCCGGGGTTATTGGCCTGTTATTGGTGTTAATGGCTTTACTGAGTGGCCTGTTTAAACTGCAATGGATTAAAACAGGTTCAGATTTTATTCTCGGTGAACTGGTCTTGTTATTTATTCCTTGTGTAGTCGGCATCATTAAATATAAAGACCTGCTTTTGACCCAAGGCTGGCAACTGATTTTATCAGTCGTGATCGGCACTTTTTGTGTGATGCTGGCTACAGCTTATAGCGTATATTTCGGTTTTAAACTGGAAGCCCGTTTAAAGCATAAACCACAATCCCGACACCTGTTAGAACAGGGAAAATAA
- a CDS encoding LysR family transcriptional regulator: MDIKSLSIFVKIVQLQSFTRTAEEMCVTQPTISKTIHHLEQEIGVALFHRGDAGRKRDVALTYTGEQVYQHALVILEQQQRIFETVAKIRQLKQGKLTLGLPPLGSVLLSSLIAKFHKQYPHIELSFLEVGASAIEDAILAKKVDVGILLGHLKPVLSGIPIMDSPLCLLSRKDTQWKNRQTVKLIELKEESFLLYDDSFTLNNMIIQAANYVGFEPHVVCKSSQWDFIAKMVESDVGIALLPKIYCEQLDQEKYNISLLESPHLNWTLSMAWNTTVAMNPATRAWLKIIEENRDKIHF, encoded by the coding sequence GTGGATATTAAGAGTCTGAGCATATTCGTTAAAATCGTGCAATTGCAAAGTTTTACCCGAACAGCAGAGGAGATGTGTGTGACCCAGCCCACCATCAGTAAGACCATACATCACCTGGAACAGGAAATTGGTGTGGCTTTATTTCACAGGGGGGATGCCGGGCGTAAAAGGGATGTTGCCTTAACCTATACTGGTGAACAAGTGTATCAACATGCTTTGGTCATACTGGAACAACAGCAACGTATTTTTGAAACAGTGGCTAAAATCCGTCAACTCAAACAGGGAAAATTAACCCTGGGTTTACCGCCATTAGGTTCAGTTTTACTCAGTAGTTTAATTGCCAAGTTTCACAAGCAATATCCACATATCGAATTAAGTTTTCTGGAAGTCGGTGCATCTGCGATTGAAGATGCCATTTTGGCGAAAAAAGTCGATGTTGGCATTTTACTGGGACATTTAAAACCGGTACTGAGCGGCATCCCGATTATGGATTCCCCTTTATGTTTGCTTTCTCGAAAAGATACCCAGTGGAAGAATCGACAAACCGTAAAATTGATTGAATTAAAAGAAGAGTCTTTTTTACTTTATGATGATTCCTTCACTTTAAACAATATGATTATTCAGGCAGCAAATTACGTCGGTTTTGAACCGCATGTGGTTTGTAAAAGTAGCCAATGGGACTTTATTGCCAAAATGGTCGAGTCGGATGTAGGGATTGCTTTGTTGCCAAAAATTTATTGTGAACAGTTGGATCAGGAAAAATATAACATCAGCCTACTGGAAAGCCCTCATCTAAACTGGACGCTGAGCATGGCCTGGAATACTACTGTTGCCATGAACCCTGCAACACGGGCATGGTTAAAAATTATTGAGGAAAATCGGGATAAAATTCACTTTTAA
- a CDS encoding DUF2147 domain-containing protein: protein MNRKFFAATALFFGLINPLAAMPFDPLIGTWKVIDDRTGYYVSDIVIRKNSKTQQYSAVITKNRSLPGVASSEVCSKCQGELKNQPIFGMEALKGLVADTSNKQFNKGIWINTQDGRVYDIDASLNAAGDQMKVNGKAKSANVTSIMTWKKL from the coding sequence ATGAACCGTAAATTTTTTGCTGCTACTGCATTATTTTTTGGGCTAATCAATCCATTAGCCGCTATGCCATTCGATCCGTTAATTGGCACTTGGAAAGTTATTGATGATCGTACTGGTTATTATGTTTCAGATATCGTGATTCGTAAGAATTCTAAAACGCAACAGTACAGTGCTGTCATTACTAAAAATCGATCTTTACCTGGTGTTGCAAGTTCTGAAGTATGTAGCAAATGCCAAGGTGAACTGAAGAATCAGCCAATTTTTGGAATGGAAGCTCTTAAAGGTCTGGTTGCTGATACTAGCAATAAACAATTTAACAAGGGTATTTGGATTAATACGCAGGATGGACGTGTATATGATATTGATGCCAGTTTAAATGCTGCTGGAGACCAAATGAAAGTCAATGGTAAAGCTAAAAGTGCCAATGTAACTAGCATCATGACTTGGAAGAAGCTCTGA
- a CDS encoding DsrH/TusB family sulfur metabolism protein: MSNKSLYLVQSTFSATPNVLSKLQQVYSPEDTVVLMGESVLQLQHPFLQPLDKVYVLDTDAEILAGQTTDNLQLISYAEFADICLNYTRCIRLN; encoded by the coding sequence ATGTCGAATAAAAGCTTATATTTGGTGCAAAGTACTTTTTCAGCAACCCCGAATGTTTTGAGCAAATTGCAACAGGTTTATAGCCCTGAAGATACGGTTGTGCTGATGGGGGAATCGGTCCTGCAACTACAGCATCCATTTCTGCAACCATTGGACAAGGTGTATGTACTGGACACCGATGCAGAGATCCTGGCAGGACAAACAACCGATAATTTACAGCTGATTTCTTATGCAGAATTTGCAGATATTTGCCTTAACTATACCCGCTGTATTCGCTTGAACTAA